A stretch of Sandaracinaceae bacterium DNA encodes these proteins:
- a CDS encoding glycosyltransferase family 39 protein, with protein MTRSRVLHSSAVLLATAALLAAAWWADGYARRGLSVRYEALIEEPVEEPPQESVEESAEETGGEVGQEALGARLGARPGTQEPPRVERAPSSSNDTATRERYVEVLRTVEHRIQHPNEHRALSRYVQSWDYASLGVPDEMPRFRITMWGRLHVDGPGSIHLRARPHSGEAELFVDGERDPEWVSPGEHDVRVEWSGRFEEKRDRTPMQTSLLLQQSVDGRSWEDVDSADTRPAWTDEGDVAIVWTAAALAWLLLVLPLALILFGDPARRRRRLGWLALAGILTLGLGYRLWDYHVMPQFQENGDELFAVWNGYSLLTEGETRGWTFWSPYYGGGVERSELVYWMQTNGRWQIIQPYFEHPPLAHVMVGAAAWLGGAEHWSHGRQKHTRLVPIALSVLIMGLMFLVGRELDQRQSLAPWLGVLLYAALPLFVINNRAIKEEMVVVPLELLSMWLFLRWRRGVRADAPRDALIVLAGLSAGLAVLAKIPSGIFVPALVLLVMTTGRWKSAVKVGLAGLVGIALLLTYGAVMDWQQFTLTTFKQATGRPAHWNIFPRFFADGMLVHNITFHAHQLFLWLAALTHFGGRGRRVDPAWVVFPTCYLIVIAVSSGNWTFGWYMLPVYPFLCLAAGQFLVSLWREPSPLAGLIFMGLLVMYFGNFFETPRAMKSSIHWPRLRTWISAFVLFAIGPYFLATVRRWRWTQTVARAATALGLVLVVGLSGWYVYHYDVLYESHWNFDRDRYFDR; from the coding sequence ATGACCCGCTCGCGCGTCCTGCACTCCAGCGCCGTCCTCCTCGCCACCGCGGCCTTGCTCGCCGCGGCGTGGTGGGCGGACGGCTACGCGCGCCGCGGGCTCTCCGTCCGCTACGAGGCCCTGATCGAGGAGCCGGTCGAGGAGCCGCCCCAGGAGTCGGTGGAGGAGTCGGCGGAGGAGACAGGCGGGGAGGTAGGCCAGGAGGCCCTCGGAGCGCGCCTCGGAGCACGCCCCGGGACCCAGGAGCCGCCGCGCGTCGAGCGAGCTCCTTCCTCGTCGAACGACACCGCGACCCGGGAGCGCTACGTCGAGGTGCTGCGCACGGTCGAGCACCGGATCCAGCACCCGAACGAGCACCGCGCGCTCAGCCGCTACGTCCAGTCCTGGGACTACGCGAGCCTCGGGGTGCCGGACGAGATGCCCCGGTTTCGCATCACGATGTGGGGCCGCCTCCACGTCGACGGCCCCGGCTCCATCCACCTCCGCGCGCGCCCTCACTCGGGCGAGGCGGAGCTCTTCGTCGACGGCGAGCGCGACCCGGAGTGGGTCTCACCCGGCGAGCACGACGTCCGGGTCGAGTGGTCGGGGCGCTTCGAGGAGAAGCGCGACCGGACCCCGATGCAGACCAGCCTGCTCCTGCAGCAGAGCGTGGACGGTCGCAGCTGGGAGGACGTCGACAGCGCGGACACCCGCCCCGCGTGGACCGACGAGGGCGACGTCGCGATCGTCTGGACCGCCGCCGCCCTCGCGTGGCTCCTGCTCGTCCTGCCGCTGGCGCTGATCCTGTTCGGGGATCCGGCCCGGCGCCGGCGCCGGCTCGGCTGGCTCGCGCTGGCGGGCATCCTGACCCTGGGCCTCGGCTACCGGCTCTGGGACTACCACGTGATGCCCCAGTTCCAGGAGAACGGCGACGAGCTGTTCGCGGTCTGGAACGGCTACTCGCTGCTCACCGAGGGCGAGACGCGGGGCTGGACCTTCTGGTCGCCGTACTACGGAGGCGGCGTCGAGCGGAGCGAGCTGGTCTACTGGATGCAGACCAACGGCCGCTGGCAGATCATCCAGCCGTACTTCGAGCACCCGCCGCTGGCGCACGTGATGGTGGGGGCCGCGGCCTGGCTCGGCGGCGCGGAGCACTGGTCCCACGGCCGCCAGAAGCACACCCGGCTCGTCCCCATCGCGCTCTCGGTCCTGATCATGGGGCTGATGTTCCTCGTCGGGCGCGAGCTGGACCAGCGTCAGAGCCTGGCCCCCTGGCTGGGCGTCTTGCTCTACGCGGCACTGCCCCTCTTCGTGATCAACAACCGCGCGATCAAGGAGGAGATGGTCGTCGTCCCGCTCGAGCTCCTCTCGATGTGGCTCTTCTTGCGGTGGCGACGCGGGGTGCGCGCGGACGCGCCACGAGACGCCCTGATCGTCCTGGCCGGCCTCTCGGCGGGGCTCGCGGTGCTCGCGAAGATTCCGTCGGGCATCTTCGTGCCCGCCCTGGTGCTGCTCGTGATGACCACCGGCCGCTGGAAGAGCGCGGTGAAGGTGGGCCTCGCGGGCCTGGTCGGCATCGCGCTCCTGCTGACCTACGGCGCGGTGATGGACTGGCAGCAGTTCACGTTGACCACCTTCAAGCAGGCGACGGGCCGGCCCGCGCACTGGAACATCTTCCCGCGCTTCTTCGCGGACGGGATGCTGGTCCACAACATCACCTTCCACGCCCACCAGCTCTTCCTCTGGCTCGCGGCGCTGACCCACTTCGGGGGCCGCGGCCGGCGCGTCGACCCGGCCTGGGTCGTCTTCCCGACCTGCTACCTGATCGTGATCGCGGTCTCGAGCGGCAACTGGACCTTCGGCTGGTACATGCTGCCGGTCTACCCGTTCCTCTGCCTCGCCGCGGGGCAATTCCTCGTGTCGCTCTGGCGCGAGCCGAGCCCCCTCGCCGGCCTGATCTTCATGGGCCTGCTGGTGATGTACTTCGGCAACTTCTTCGAGACGCCGCGCGCGATGAAGAGCTCGATCCACTGGCCTCGCCTCCGCACCTGGATCAGCGCCTTCGTGCTCTTCGCGATCGGCCCCTACTTCCTCGCGACGGTGCGCCGCTGGCGCTGGACCCAGACCGTGGCCCGCGCCGCCACCGCGCTCGGCCTGGTGCTCGTGGTCGGGCTGAGCGGCTGGTACGTCTACCACTACGACGTGCTCTACGAGAGCCACTGGAACTTCGACCGCGACCGCTACTTCGATCGGTGA
- a CDS encoding glycosyltransferase family 39 protein, translating into MTESGAPDKPVDGVGPSPSSGRRQAVVFGFAALFGLYVALAAANPMESSVHGDGYYTYLWARSLVFDGDLDFHEDYRLCPDPWSMARQPVGEDINHWNMGPALFWVPILAFDRLTHPATASPDPHRANGCLPPISQRAVYGSLLAGWLTMLLGFLTARRHFGAGSAFVGAAGVGVLTSLTYYATMMLSYGHAGSSFGAGLAVYTWDRYRDRPSAKGWALQGLALGVAMLMRSQNAILVLLPLGSWLAQAWRSPRPGALARHVGAGVLFAALMLVIFSPQLWFAWHTLGDPFAMSQGENFMRWDRPRMLGALFSANGLVPWAPVHVLVFAGLAALALRRRTRALGVGLLVVTLANTYVVAAVYDWWGAVGFPGRRFDTLAVPFMVGLAGFAHEVWRFSVRRRAAASLALVTAGAVVVLGFLNVSTSVGVAGALRTHLPLASPTHWAGVLGRSFGPVWKTLGNPLTWPASIPFAIEHGVHPRRWDVLGGPELFFHEYQTLLRNAGPSRIDFRADDSIHYVDGPSAGEAIETHGGQRGVILRPGSSRVLLPLHYGHVGRLELTVASLAPDEGRSAVGLTVNGVGIATAAVPAGRREVLAFTLPWGVTREGMNEAWIWVDGGSVVLSELELFDHEPSPHLQQEERNRSLRAWRRAHRGGFFFGGPERRPSPHGAERP; encoded by the coding sequence TTGACTGAATCGGGCGCGCCGGATAAGCCCGTCGACGGCGTGGGTCCCTCACCCTCATCAGGCCGTCGCCAGGCGGTCGTCTTCGGGTTCGCCGCGCTCTTCGGGCTGTATGTCGCGTTGGCGGCGGCGAACCCCATGGAGTCGTCGGTCCACGGCGACGGCTACTACACCTATCTGTGGGCGCGCTCGCTCGTCTTCGACGGCGATCTCGACTTCCACGAGGACTATCGGCTCTGCCCCGATCCCTGGAGCATGGCCCGCCAGCCCGTCGGTGAGGACATCAACCACTGGAACATGGGCCCGGCCCTGTTCTGGGTGCCGATCCTCGCCTTCGACCGGCTGACGCACCCGGCGACCGCGAGCCCGGACCCACACCGCGCCAACGGCTGCCTGCCGCCGATCTCGCAGCGGGCGGTGTACGGCTCGCTGCTCGCGGGCTGGCTGACGATGCTGCTGGGCTTCCTGACGGCGCGGCGGCACTTCGGCGCGGGCAGCGCGTTCGTGGGCGCGGCGGGCGTCGGGGTGCTGACCTCGCTCACCTACTACGCGACGATGATGCTGAGCTACGGGCACGCGGGCTCGAGCTTCGGCGCGGGCCTCGCGGTGTACACCTGGGACCGCTACCGAGACCGGCCGAGCGCGAAGGGGTGGGCGCTGCAGGGGCTGGCGCTCGGCGTCGCGATGCTGATGCGGAGTCAGAACGCGATCCTGGTCCTGCTCCCCCTCGGCAGCTGGCTGGCGCAGGCCTGGCGATCGCCGCGGCCCGGCGCGCTGGCGCGGCACGTCGGCGCCGGCGTGCTCTTCGCGGCGCTGATGCTCGTGATCTTCTCGCCGCAGCTCTGGTTCGCCTGGCACACCCTCGGCGATCCGTTCGCGATGTCACAGGGCGAGAACTTCATGCGCTGGGATCGGCCGCGCATGCTCGGGGCGCTCTTCTCCGCCAACGGGCTGGTGCCCTGGGCGCCCGTGCACGTGCTCGTCTTCGCGGGGCTGGCCGCGCTCGCGCTCCGGCGCCGGACCCGCGCGCTCGGGGTGGGGCTGCTCGTGGTCACCCTCGCCAACACCTACGTGGTGGCCGCGGTGTACGACTGGTGGGGCGCGGTCGGCTTCCCGGGCCGCCGCTTCGATACGCTCGCGGTGCCCTTCATGGTGGGGCTCGCCGGGTTCGCGCACGAGGTGTGGCGCTTCTCGGTCCGGCGCCGCGCGGCCGCGTCGCTCGCGCTCGTCACCGCCGGGGCGGTGGTCGTGCTGGGGTTCCTCAACGTGAGCACGTCGGTCGGCGTCGCGGGCGCGCTCCGGACCCACCTGCCGCTCGCGTCCCCGACGCACTGGGCGGGCGTGCTCGGGCGATCGTTCGGCCCGGTGTGGAAGACCCTGGGCAACCCGCTCACCTGGCCGGCGTCCATCCCGTTCGCGATCGAGCACGGCGTGCACCCGCGCCGCTGGGACGTGCTCGGCGGCCCGGAGCTCTTCTTCCACGAGTATCAGACGCTGCTGCGGAACGCCGGGCCCAGCCGGATCGACTTCCGCGCCGACGACTCGATCCACTACGTGGACGGCCCGAGCGCGGGCGAGGCGATCGAGACGCACGGCGGGCAGCGAGGCGTGATCCTGCGGCCCGGGAGCTCGCGCGTGCTCCTGCCGCTGCACTACGGTCACGTCGGCCGGCTGGAGCTGACGGTGGCGTCGCTCGCGCCCGACGAGGGCCGCTCGGCGGTGGGGCTGACGGTCAACGGGGTCGGGATCGCGACGGCGGCGGTGCCGGCGGGGCGCCGCGAGGTGCTCGCGTTCACGCTGCCCTGGGGAGTGACCCGGGAAGGCATGAACGAGGCGTGGATCTGGGTCGACGGCGGCTCGGTGGTCCTGTCCGAGCTGGAGCTGTTCGATCACGAGCCGTCGCCGCATCTCCAGCAGGAGGAGCGCAACCGATCGCTCCGCGCATGGCGCCGCGCGCACCGCGGCGGCTTTTTCTTCGGAGGGCCTGAACGCAGGCCCTCCCCCCATGGGGCGGAGCGCCCATGA
- the lon gene encoding endopeptidase La, translating to MSDDETPPEVGEQDLNFGDELPILPIRNAVLFPGAVAPFDVGREKSVALVEDIDGLSQPVIAIFAQRDPATDDPTQADLYPVGVAARVLKALKHSSGNYSLILQGLVRIRMEGMQHEEPYLKCRISRLDEPTGEDVETEALAMSLRDIAKQVIQLMPELPREASSLIDSIQEAGQLADLVAANLDAPVDEKAQLLETIEVKERIRKVLRLLTRQLEILKMRERINSQIKEEMGKNQREYVLRQQLKAIKEELGEEDGDAGDLDVLDERITKANLPREAEEVARKQLKRLRSMQVGSAEYTVVRTYIDWILDIPWSKETTDNLDIPSVRKVLDEDHSGLDKVKKRIVEYLAVRKLKKDKKGPILCLIGPPGVGKTSLGRSVARSLGRKFVRISLGGVHDEAAIRGHRRTYVGALPGQVIQGMKKASTINPVFMLDEIDKIGHDFRGDPAAALLEVLDPEQNDTFADHYLEIPYDLSKVMFIATANVGDTIPAPLRDRMEIIEIPGYTRREKLDIARDHLIPKQLEEHGIKTKQLTFETDAVEVVIDSYTREAGVRNLERKLASVIRGVAVKVAEGHEGPYTISNAEDVREYLGAQRYSSEVAERTEETGVATGLAWTAVGGEILFIEATRMHGTGKLQLTGQLGDVMKESAQAALSWVRTRAKSLKIDEDFLEKHDIHIHIPAGAMPKDGPSAGVTMMTSLVSLLTGIRIRHDVAMTGEITLRGRVLPVGGVKEKVLAAHRAGIKRVLLPERNVADLEEVPKEIKDELEFIGVSHMTEVLKLALEEPDKLDLPAFELEEDERSGAKHARQAAPPA from the coding sequence ATGTCCGACGACGAGACCCCGCCCGAGGTGGGAGAGCAGGACCTGAACTTCGGCGATGAGCTGCCGATCCTGCCGATTCGCAACGCGGTCCTCTTTCCCGGGGCCGTCGCGCCCTTCGACGTCGGCCGAGAGAAGTCGGTCGCCCTCGTCGAGGACATCGATGGCCTCAGCCAACCCGTCATCGCCATCTTCGCCCAGCGCGATCCGGCGACCGACGATCCGACCCAGGCCGATCTCTACCCCGTCGGGGTAGCGGCCCGCGTCCTCAAGGCGCTGAAGCACAGCTCCGGCAACTACAGCCTCATCCTGCAAGGCCTCGTGCGCATCCGCATGGAGGGCATGCAGCACGAGGAGCCGTACCTCAAGTGCCGCATCAGCCGGCTCGACGAGCCGACCGGTGAGGACGTGGAGACCGAGGCGCTCGCGATGAGCCTCAGGGACATCGCCAAGCAGGTCATCCAGCTCATGCCGGAGCTGCCCCGCGAGGCCAGCTCGCTCATCGACTCCATCCAGGAGGCCGGCCAGCTCGCCGATCTCGTGGCCGCCAACCTCGACGCCCCGGTGGACGAGAAGGCGCAGCTGCTCGAGACCATCGAGGTCAAGGAGCGCATCCGCAAGGTCCTCCGGCTGCTCACCCGGCAGCTCGAGATCCTGAAGATGCGCGAGCGCATCAACTCCCAGATCAAGGAGGAGATGGGCAAGAACCAGCGCGAGTACGTGCTCCGCCAGCAGCTCAAGGCCATCAAGGAAGAGCTGGGCGAAGAGGACGGCGACGCCGGTGATCTCGACGTGCTCGACGAGCGCATCACCAAGGCGAACCTCCCCCGCGAGGCGGAAGAGGTCGCGCGCAAGCAGCTCAAGCGCCTGCGCTCCATGCAGGTGGGCAGCGCCGAGTACACGGTGGTGCGCACCTACATCGACTGGATCCTCGACATCCCGTGGTCGAAAGAGACCACGGACAACCTCGACATCCCGTCGGTGCGCAAGGTGCTGGACGAGGACCACTCGGGCCTCGACAAGGTCAAGAAGCGCATCGTCGAGTACCTCGCCGTCCGGAAGCTCAAGAAGGACAAGAAGGGCCCGATCCTCTGCCTCATCGGTCCGCCCGGCGTCGGTAAGACCTCGCTCGGCCGCTCCGTGGCGCGCTCGCTCGGTCGCAAGTTCGTGCGCATCAGCCTCGGCGGCGTGCACGACGAAGCGGCCATCCGCGGCCACCGCCGCACCTACGTCGGGGCCCTGCCCGGCCAGGTGATCCAGGGCATGAAGAAGGCCAGCACGATCAACCCGGTCTTCATGCTCGACGAGATCGACAAGATCGGCCACGACTTCCGCGGTGACCCGGCGGCGGCGCTCCTCGAGGTCCTCGACCCCGAGCAGAACGACACCTTCGCCGACCACTACCTCGAGATCCCCTACGATCTGTCGAAGGTGATGTTCATCGCCACCGCGAACGTGGGCGACACCATCCCGGCTCCGCTCCGCGACCGCATGGAGATCATCGAGATCCCCGGCTACACGCGGCGGGAGAAGCTCGACATCGCGCGGGACCACCTCATCCCGAAGCAGCTCGAAGAGCACGGCATCAAGACCAAGCAGCTCACCTTCGAGACCGACGCGGTCGAGGTCGTCATCGACAGCTACACGCGCGAGGCCGGCGTCCGGAACCTCGAGCGCAAGCTGGCGAGCGTCATCCGCGGCGTCGCGGTGAAGGTCGCCGAGGGCCACGAGGGCCCGTACACGATCTCCAACGCGGAAGACGTCCGCGAGTACCTCGGCGCGCAGCGCTACTCCTCGGAGGTCGCCGAGCGCACCGAAGAGACGGGCGTGGCGACGGGCCTGGCGTGGACGGCGGTCGGCGGCGAGATCCTCTTCATCGAGGCGACCCGCATGCACGGCACCGGCAAGCTCCAGCTCACCGGCCAGCTCGGCGACGTGATGAAGGAGTCGGCGCAGGCGGCGCTCAGCTGGGTCCGCACTCGGGCGAAGTCGCTCAAGATCGACGAGGACTTCCTCGAGAAGCACGACATCCACATCCACATCCCCGCGGGCGCCATGCCCAAGGACGGCCCGAGCGCCGGCGTGACGATGATGACGTCGCTCGTCTCGCTCCTGACCGGCATCCGGATCCGCCACGACGTGGCGATGACGGGCGAGATCACCCTCCGCGGCCGCGTGCTGCCGGTCGGTGGTGTCAAGGAGAAGGTCCTGGCCGCGCACCGCGCGGGCATCAAGCGGGTCCTCCTCCCCGAGCGCAACGTCGCGGATCTCGAAGAGGTCCCGAAGGAGATCAAGGACGAGCTCGAGTTCATCGGCGTCAGCCACATGACCGAGGTCCTCAAGCTCGCCCTCGAGGAGCCCGACAAGCTCGACCTGCCGGCCTTCGAGCTGGAAGAGGACGAGCGAAGCGGCGCCAAGCACGCCCGCCAGGCCGCTCCCCCGGCCTGA
- a CDS encoding Fic family protein encodes MNEPNRPPPHAPEVPAGTQPVGYAWLVHTYGLRTLPHHRWTFSGGSRRVLESGGRTTLVVPARTADPGRMSLLDHLLFGLKHEGVALEILDALFEAAPEAELTQLVADAVRGAPTSKYVRRLFWLYEHLTSRRVPVDDVEKGNYVPLLDPSDYFTGPPERSRRHRVDVNLLGDITFAPIVRRSALLSTCSSEALRAKLDGLLGAFDADALRRAISYLYTKETLSSFEIERERPPKDRAERFIALLSHVDAHAPMTERRLLELQRVIVDPRFAADGWRAGQVYVGEALDWTRERVHFVAPKPDDVSALMASLLTTMERLERSSLDPVIYAALCSFAFVFVHPFEDGNGRLHRFLIHHALARRGLTQPGVIVPVSAVMLARRAEYDAALEALSRPLMQLLDYEVDDAGRLTVRGESLRHYRFFDATPMAEALYRWLEIAIEEDMRAELDFVVRFRAAKAAARSIVDMPDRLLTLFIKLVTQNDGELSARKREAHFDMLEDDEVERLQAAVVEAFQSESQVSS; translated from the coding sequence GTGAACGAACCGAACCGACCGCCTCCCCACGCGCCCGAAGTCCCCGCTGGCACCCAGCCCGTCGGGTACGCCTGGCTGGTCCACACCTACGGGCTGCGAACCCTCCCGCATCACCGCTGGACCTTCTCGGGTGGGAGCCGCCGTGTGCTCGAGTCGGGGGGGCGCACCACGCTCGTCGTGCCCGCGCGCACCGCGGATCCCGGGCGCATGTCGCTCCTCGATCACCTCCTCTTCGGCCTGAAGCACGAGGGGGTGGCGCTCGAGATCCTGGACGCGCTCTTCGAGGCGGCGCCCGAGGCCGAGCTGACGCAGCTCGTCGCGGACGCCGTCCGCGGCGCGCCGACGAGCAAATACGTGCGGCGGCTCTTCTGGCTCTACGAGCACCTGACGTCCCGCCGCGTCCCGGTCGACGACGTCGAGAAGGGCAACTACGTGCCCCTGCTCGACCCGAGCGACTACTTCACCGGCCCGCCGGAGCGGTCTCGACGGCACCGCGTCGACGTCAACTTGCTGGGCGACATCACGTTCGCGCCCATCGTGCGACGGAGCGCGCTCTTGTCCACCTGCTCGTCCGAGGCCTTGCGCGCGAAGCTCGACGGGCTGCTCGGCGCCTTCGACGCGGACGCGCTCCGTCGCGCCATCTCGTACCTCTACACCAAGGAGACGCTGTCCTCGTTCGAGATCGAGCGGGAGCGCCCTCCGAAGGACCGCGCCGAGCGCTTCATCGCCCTCCTCTCCCACGTCGACGCGCACGCCCCGATGACGGAGCGCCGCCTGCTCGAGCTGCAGCGGGTGATCGTCGACCCGCGCTTCGCGGCGGACGGCTGGCGCGCCGGACAGGTGTACGTCGGCGAGGCGCTCGACTGGACGCGGGAGCGGGTGCACTTCGTGGCGCCGAAGCCCGACGACGTCTCCGCGCTGATGGCGAGCCTGCTGACCACCATGGAGCGGCTCGAGCGCTCATCGCTCGACCCGGTGATCTACGCCGCGCTCTGCTCGTTCGCGTTCGTCTTCGTGCACCCCTTCGAGGACGGCAACGGCCGACTCCACCGCTTCCTCATCCACCACGCGCTGGCGCGGCGCGGGCTCACGCAGCCCGGCGTGATCGTGCCCGTCTCCGCCGTCATGCTCGCGCGGCGCGCCGAGTACGACGCCGCCCTCGAGGCGCTCTCACGGCCCCTCATGCAGCTGCTCGACTACGAGGTGGACGACGCGGGGCGGCTCACCGTCCGCGGCGAGTCGCTCCGTCACTATCGCTTCTTCGACGCGACCCCGATGGCCGAGGCGCTCTACCGCTGGCTGGAGATCGCCATCGAAGAAGACATGCGGGCCGAGCTCGACTTCGTCGTCCGCTTCCGGGCCGCCAAGGCGGCCGCGCGCTCCATCGTCGACATGCCCGACCGGCTGTTGACCCTCTTCATCAAGCTCGTGACCCAAAACGACGGAGAGCTGAGCGCGCGCAAACGCGAGGCGCACTTCGACATGCTCGAGGACGACGAGGTCGAACGCCTGCAAGCGGCCGTCGTCGAAGCGTTTCAGAGCGAGAGCCAGGTCAGCTCGTGA
- a CDS encoding SAM-dependent methyltransferase → MRTAYLAPEGFEAELAFELGEVELTHGRLLLAAGPPRPVAWAQNVWLDPEIRPIASIGDAARQLKSIQRNWALYSHVEHRRAALVQDKLPHVSAKPIAPYAPLPEAPLGSWTLLDRDTMLFSARCTSPFPHGEARFVEDREGPPSRAYLKLWEAFTLDQVWPQPGERVIDVGSAPGGWTWALAQLGAHVISVDKAPLDPKVAALRNVTYRGESAFGLDPHEVGEVDWFFSDVICYPTRLYDLVQRWRPHAKRFVCTLKFKGETDHETAARFAEIEGSRLVHLSVNRHELTWLSL, encoded by the coding sequence ATGCGCACCGCGTACCTCGCGCCGGAGGGCTTCGAGGCCGAGCTCGCCTTCGAGCTGGGCGAGGTCGAGCTGACGCACGGGAGGTTGCTGCTCGCGGCCGGCCCGCCGCGGCCCGTGGCCTGGGCGCAGAACGTCTGGCTGGATCCCGAGATCCGGCCCATCGCGTCGATCGGCGACGCGGCCCGACAGCTCAAGTCCATCCAGCGCAACTGGGCGCTCTACTCGCACGTGGAGCACCGCCGCGCGGCGCTCGTCCAGGACAAGCTCCCGCACGTCTCCGCCAAGCCCATCGCGCCCTACGCGCCGCTGCCGGAGGCGCCCCTCGGGTCCTGGACCCTGCTCGACCGGGACACGATGCTCTTCTCGGCGCGGTGCACGAGCCCCTTTCCGCACGGGGAAGCGCGCTTCGTCGAGGACCGGGAGGGCCCGCCGAGTCGCGCCTACCTCAAGCTCTGGGAGGCGTTCACGCTCGACCAGGTCTGGCCGCAGCCAGGCGAGCGCGTGATCGACGTCGGCAGCGCGCCCGGCGGCTGGACGTGGGCGCTCGCGCAGCTCGGCGCGCACGTGATCAGCGTCGACAAGGCGCCGCTCGACCCGAAGGTCGCCGCGCTCCGCAACGTGACCTACCGGGGCGAGAGCGCGTTCGGCCTCGACCCGCACGAGGTGGGGGAGGTCGACTGGTTCTTCAGCGACGTCATCTGCTACCCGACGCGGCTCTACGATCTGGTGCAGCGCTGGCGCCCCCACGCCAAGCGCTTCGTCTGCACGCTCAAGTTCAAGGGCGAGACCGATCACGAGACCGCGGCGCGCTTCGCGGAGATCGAGGGCTCACGCCTGGTGCATCTGAGCGTGAACCGTCACGAGCTGACCTGGCTCTCGCTCTGA
- a CDS encoding TrmH family RNA methyltransferase, whose translation MSRDAKFFGVHACEAVFACRPDAIHRAFFTDETAPLFGPLMKLLAARRKPYRVVSDVELGKVAATRHHEGVCVVADPIPDGDSDSVLRRLLAAPSARLLFLDGVGNPHNVGAILRTAAHFGRTALAGDADGLPALSGATARVAEGGAEHVPVLRWNHPVRGLDRLAEHGFARVATVVNGGVDGGTPLHEAELPARCAFLLGAEREGLSPEVRRVADVAVTIPGTGDVESLNVNVAAAILLAEHARRHG comes from the coding sequence ATGAGCCGCGACGCGAAGTTCTTCGGCGTGCACGCCTGCGAGGCGGTCTTCGCCTGTCGGCCGGACGCGATCCACCGGGCGTTCTTCACCGACGAGACGGCGCCGCTGTTCGGGCCGCTGATGAAGCTGCTCGCCGCGCGGCGCAAGCCCTACCGCGTGGTCAGCGACGTGGAGCTCGGCAAGGTCGCGGCGACGCGGCACCACGAGGGCGTGTGCGTGGTCGCCGACCCGATCCCCGACGGCGACTCGGACTCGGTCCTCCGGCGGCTGCTCGCGGCGCCGAGCGCGCGGCTGCTCTTCCTCGACGGCGTCGGCAACCCGCACAACGTCGGCGCGATCCTGCGCACGGCGGCGCACTTCGGCCGGACCGCGCTCGCGGGTGACGCGGACGGTTTGCCCGCGCTCTCGGGCGCCACGGCGCGCGTGGCGGAGGGCGGGGCCGAGCACGTGCCGGTCCTGCGCTGGAATCATCCGGTCCGCGGCCTGGATCGGCTCGCCGAGCATGGCTTCGCTCGCGTGGCTACTGTGGTCAACGGCGGGGTGGACGGCGGCACGCCGCTCCACGAGGCGGAGCTCCCCGCGCGGTGCGCGTTCCTGCTCGGGGCCGAGCGGGAGGGGCTCTCTCCCGAGGTGCGGCGCGTGGCCGACGTGGCCGTGACCATCCCCGGCACGGGCGACGTCGAGAGCCTCAACGTGAACGTGGCCGCCGCGATCCTGCTGGCCGAGCACGCGCGACGACACGGCTGA
- a CDS encoding class I SAM-dependent methyltransferase — MSAAEITSNYGKYQTGNPLMQRVIARFVDRVMAHVSRQSPSTVVDLGCGEGMIARRVAELGAVDYLGLELNPVALEVARREVPSMRFEQADIVRREPEVGWADVALCLEVLEHLDDPAPAVQRIAEWTGGVAIVSVPWEPFFRGGNFLRGKYLARWGNHPEHIQQFGPRSFQALLEASFRVVRVETCFPWLIGVAAGTRDR; from the coding sequence GTGAGCGCGGCGGAGATCACCTCCAACTACGGCAAGTACCAGACCGGCAACCCGCTGATGCAGCGGGTGATCGCGCGGTTCGTGGACCGGGTCATGGCGCACGTCTCCCGTCAGTCGCCCTCGACCGTCGTGGATCTCGGCTGCGGAGAGGGGATGATCGCGCGCCGCGTCGCGGAGCTCGGCGCGGTCGACTACCTCGGCCTGGAGCTCAACCCGGTGGCGCTCGAGGTCGCGCGACGCGAGGTTCCGTCGATGCGTTTCGAGCAGGCCGATATCGTGCGCCGCGAGCCAGAAGTGGGGTGGGCCGACGTTGCGCTCTGCCTGGAGGTCCTCGAGCACCTCGACGATCCCGCGCCCGCGGTGCAGCGCATCGCCGAGTGGACGGGCGGAGTGGCGATCGTGTCGGTCCCCTGGGAGCCCTTCTTCCGCGGCGGCAACTTCCTGCGCGGCAAATACCTCGCGCGGTGGGGCAACCACCCCGAGCACATCCAGCAGTTCGGGCCCCGCTCGTTCCAGGCGCTGCTCGAGGCGTCCTTCCGGGTGGTCCGGGTGGAGACCTGTTTCCCTTGGCTCATCGGCGTGGCCGCGGGTACACGAGACCGATGA